One Meles meles chromosome 13, mMelMel3.1 paternal haplotype, whole genome shotgun sequence DNA segment encodes these proteins:
- the TCTN3 gene encoding tectonic-3, with protein sequence MCTSQLALLQVLFLLVSEGVWSQPSSSPSGAVPTFSDVGPGSPDGTLQSSSEGSETPWPVPGISTVGPTVVTPSAPGNGTVDLFPVLPICVCDLTPGTCDINCCCDKDCYLLHPRTVFSFCLPGSVRSSSWVCVDNSLIFRSNSPFPSRVFVDSSGIRQFCVHVNDSKLNYFQKLQKVNATHFEALATEFGGGSFTSTFQTQSPPPHYRAGDPILTYFPTWSVISLLRQPAGVGAWGLCAENNPAGFLESKSTTCARFFKNLTSSCTLDPALNAASYYNFTVLKVPKGMTDPQNLKFQVPVTLVSEADPPFLSGNTCQNVVSQVIYEIETNGTFGIQKVSVSFGQTNLTVEPGTSLEQHFIIRFRAFQQSIATSLTRPRSGNPGYLVGKPLLAITGDLSHPMTLLQSRGDGICSVKRHEVQFGVNAVSGCKLKLKKVDCSHLQQETYEALHGKTSPELVAIFGNANPARKSEWTRILSSNCSVSAMHCTSCCVIPVSLEIQVLWAYIGLQSNPQAHVSGARFLYRCQSVKDSQQIIDVPLTTVVTFVDITQKPEPPRGQPRIDWKLPFDFFFPFKVAFSRVDSQKGSASPILILCLLVLGLLKLETR encoded by the exons ATGTGCACGTCGCAACTCGCACTACTGCAGGTGTTGTTCCTGCTGGTCTCCGAGGGCGTCTGGTCTCAGCCCTCATCCTCCCCGTCAGGGGCTGTGCCCACCTTTTCGGACGTGGGGCCGGGGTCGCCGGACGGGACCCTTCAGTCCTCCTCGGAGGGCTCTGAAACTCCCTGGCCTGTGCCTGGGATCTCTACGGTGGGCCCTACGGTAGTGACCCCCTCTGCACCTGGGAATGGGACCGTAGACCTCTTCCCAG TCTTACCGATCTGTGTCTGTGACCTGACTCCTGGTACCTGCGACATAAATTGCTGCTGCGACAAGGACTGCTATCTACTCCATCCGAGGACggttttctccttctgccttccagGCAGCGTGAG GTCTTCAAGTTGGGTGTGTGTGGACAACTCTCTAATCTTCAGGAGTAATTCCCCATTTCCTTCAAGAGTTTTCGTGGATTCAAGTGGAATTAGGCAGTTTTGTGTCCATGTGAATGATT caaaattaaactatttccAGAAGCTTCAAAAGGTCAATGCAACCCACTTTGAGGCCCTGGCTACAGAGTTTGGAGGCGGATCCTTCACTTCAACATTCCAAACCCAGTCACCACCACCTCATTACAGG GCTGGGGACCCCATTTTGACTTACTTTCCCACATGGTCTGTAATCAGCTTGCTGAGGCAGCCTGCGGGAGTTGGAGCTTGGGGGCTCTGTGCTGAGAACAATCCTGCAG GTTTCCTGGAGAGTAAAAGTACAACCTGTGCTCGTTTCTTCAAGAACTTGACAAGCAGCTGCACCTTGGATCCAGCCCTCAATGCTGCCTCTTATTATAATTTCACAGTCTTAAAG GTTCCAAAAGGTATGACTGATCCGCAGAATTTGAAG TTCCAGGTTCCTGTAACCCTTGTCTCAGAAGCTGATCCTCCTTTCTTGTCTGGAAACACTTGTCAGAATGTGGTTTCCCAG GTCATCTATGAGATAGAGACGAATGGGACTTTTGGAATCCAGAAAGTCTCTGTCAGTTTTGGACAAACCAACCTGACTGTCGAGCCAGGCACTTCCTTAGAGCAACACTTTATCATTCGCTTCAGG GCTTTTCAACAGAGCATAGCTACTTCTCTTACTCGTCCTAGAAGTGGAAATCCTGGCTATCTTGTTGGGAAGCCACTTTTGGCCATAACTGGTGATTTAAGTCACCCT ATGACCCTCTTACAGAGCCGGGGTGATGGAATTTGCTCTGTTAAGAGACATGAAGTACAATTTGGAGTGAATGCAGTATCTGGATGCAAGCTCAA GCTGAAAAAGGTGGACTGCAGCCACTTACAGCAGGAGACTTATGAGGCTCTTCATGGAAAGACCAGCCCAGAACTTGTTGCCATCTTTGGTAATGCTAACCCGGCCCGGAAGAGCGAGTGGACGAGGATTCTCAGCAGCAACTGCAGTGTTTCA GCTATGCATTGTACTTCCTGCTGTGTCATACCAGTTTCCCTGGAGATCCAGGTATTGTGGGCATATATAGGCCTCCAGTCCAACCCACAAGCTCATGTGTCAGGAGCCCGATTCCTATACCGGTGCCAATCCGTAAAG GATTCCCAGCAAATAATAGATGTACCTTTGACAACTGTTGTGACCTTTGTGGACATTACCCAGAAGCCAGAGCCTCCAAGGGGCCAACCTAGAATAGACTGGAAATTGCCGTTcgacttcttttttcccttcaaagtGGCATTCAGCAGAGTAGACTCTCAAAAAGGCTCAGCCTCTCCCATCCTTATCCTGTGTCTCTTAGTACTTGGACTTCTCAAGCTAGAAACTAGGTGA